A portion of the Nitrospira sp. genome contains these proteins:
- a CDS encoding ABC transporter ATP-binding protein, translating to MSNIAVSVTGLSKCYRLGTTHAQDGSLAGALTRGLRRLINGQPASPQTQDTLWALRDVSFEIKKGEVFGVIGTNGSGKSTLLKILSRVTEPTRGRALIHGRFCGLLEVGTGFHPELTGRDNVFMSGAILGMKRQEIARKFDEIVAFAEVEPFIDTPVKHYSSGMYVRLGFSVLAHMDPDILIVDEVLAVGDVRFQKKCMGKMEDVGQHGRTVILVSHDMPAITRMCSRAILLNKGEIVQAGPAHEVVNHYLHAGHIQPAVEWPDPTQAPGNDVARLRALRVRSEAGQVTDVIDIRKPMRVEIEYDILKPGQMVVAQFGFNTEEDVIAFIVNDRDPVWYRRPRPVGRYISTAWIPGNFLSEGTMVVGGGIFSEDPWHEHCDVPRAVGFRVVDPGTGDTARGDVTGRWEGVVRPLLRWTTEHRSL from the coding sequence ATGAGCAACATCGCTGTCAGCGTCACCGGGCTCTCCAAGTGCTATCGCCTGGGGACGACGCATGCTCAAGACGGCTCTCTGGCCGGAGCCTTGACGCGTGGGCTCCGCCGTCTCATCAATGGGCAGCCGGCGTCCCCCCAGACCCAAGACACCCTGTGGGCGCTGCGCGACGTGTCGTTTGAGATCAAAAAAGGCGAAGTCTTCGGAGTCATCGGCACCAACGGCTCGGGTAAGAGCACACTCCTTAAGATCCTCTCGCGGGTGACGGAACCCACCCGAGGCCGTGCGCTCATCCACGGCCGCTTTTGTGGCCTCTTGGAAGTGGGCACGGGCTTTCATCCGGAACTGACCGGTCGCGACAACGTCTTCATGAGCGGCGCGATTCTCGGCATGAAGCGACAGGAAATCGCCCGCAAGTTCGACGAGATCGTGGCGTTCGCCGAAGTGGAGCCGTTCATCGACACACCGGTGAAACATTACTCCAGCGGCATGTATGTCCGGTTAGGGTTCTCCGTGCTGGCCCATATGGATCCGGACATTCTGATCGTCGATGAGGTGTTGGCGGTCGGGGACGTCCGGTTTCAAAAGAAGTGCATGGGGAAGATGGAAGATGTGGGGCAGCATGGGCGGACGGTGATCCTCGTCTCCCACGACATGCCGGCCATCACGCGGATGTGTTCTCGCGCGATTCTGCTGAACAAGGGGGAGATCGTGCAGGCAGGGCCGGCGCATGAGGTGGTGAATCACTACCTCCATGCCGGACACATCCAACCGGCAGTGGAATGGCCGGATCCAACCCAGGCTCCGGGCAATGACGTCGCTCGCCTCCGTGCCTTACGGGTCAGATCCGAAGCGGGGCAAGTTACGGATGTCATCGATATTCGAAAGCCTATGCGCGTAGAAATCGAGTATGACATCCTCAAGCCAGGGCAGATGGTTGTTGCGCAATTTGGTTTCAATACCGAAGAAGACGTGATCGCGTTCATCGTCAACGACCGGGACCCAGTATGGTACAGGCGTCCTCGTCCAGTAGGTCGATATATCAGTACCGCCTGGATTCCTGGGAACTTTCTGTCAGAGGGAACAATGGTAGTAGGGGGAGGGATCTTTTCGGAAGATCCTTGGCATGAACATTGTGATGTGCCGCGAGCTGTGGGTTTTCGCGTTGTGGATCCCGGGACCGGTGATACGGCACGGGGTGACGTGACAGGACGGTGGGAGGGGGTTGTAAGGCCCTTGCTTCGATGGACAACAGAGCATCGCTCGCTATAA
- a CDS encoding ABC transporter permease, with protein sequence MESTVEQESMAVLVIEPRTGYIQVGWRELWASRELLYFLAWRDLKTRYAQTAIGAGWALMQPLLSTLIFTLVFSHLAKVPSDGLPYPLFAFAAILPWSLFARSLERSTLSVVTEGGLIKKVYFPRLIIPIAATFINLVDFTVGLLILMGMMTWYQVLPQWTVLFLPLFVVVALLTALSVSLWLSALNVKYRDVASVVPLMTQLWMFASPVLYPASLVPESLRWYYGLNPMAGVIEGFRWALLGKSAPDWTMVAVSLVVVGFLLIGGVMFFRRVERTFADLI encoded by the coding sequence ATGGAATCTACGGTAGAGCAGGAAAGCATGGCCGTGTTGGTAATAGAACCCCGCACAGGTTATATCCAGGTGGGATGGCGTGAATTGTGGGCTTCACGGGAATTATTGTACTTTCTCGCATGGCGTGATCTCAAAACCCGCTATGCTCAGACTGCTATCGGGGCTGGCTGGGCCCTCATGCAGCCTTTGCTCAGCACGCTGATCTTCACCCTGGTATTCAGCCACTTGGCAAAAGTGCCTTCGGATGGACTGCCTTATCCACTCTTTGCATTCGCTGCCATTCTTCCATGGTCCCTGTTTGCGAGAAGCCTGGAGCGCAGCACATTGAGCGTGGTGACCGAAGGCGGCCTGATTAAGAAAGTCTACTTTCCACGGCTAATCATTCCAATCGCTGCCACCTTCATTAATCTCGTTGATTTTACCGTCGGTCTGCTGATCCTTATGGGAATGATGACGTGGTATCAAGTGCTGCCCCAGTGGACGGTGCTGTTTCTACCTCTGTTCGTTGTTGTCGCGCTGCTCACGGCGTTGTCGGTAAGTTTGTGGCTGTCGGCCCTCAATGTGAAATATCGTGATGTGGCTTCGGTCGTCCCATTGATGACGCAGTTGTGGATGTTCGCCTCTCCGGTGCTCTACCCGGCATCTCTGGTACCCGAGTCGCTCCGGTGGTACTACGGTTTAAATCCTATGGCAGGTGTGATCGAGGGATTTCGGTGGGCGCTACTCGGCAAGTCGGCCCCCGACTGGACTATGGTGGCGGTGAGTTTGGTTGTTGTGGGATTCTTGCTGATCGGAGGTGTCATGTTTTTTCGGAGAGTGGAGCGAACCTTCGCTGATCTGATTTAG
- a CDS encoding NAD-dependent epimerase/dehydratase family protein: MTADTSLFAQAQAWLDEDWVRMEKTLGPRLEAFRGKHILVTGAAGFLGFGFLHFFSYLNRNLLKTGRLSIVAADNYIRGCPRWLTELVAASPDIQLVRQDITKPWTGPAGHRFDFIIHGASIASPKVYRQYPLETLDTNISGLRHMLELAKSHRAESILYFSSSEIYGDPPAHEIPTNEAYRGNVSCIGPRACYDESKRLGETLCYLYHQQHDVRAKIVRPFNNFGPGLRLADGRVLPDFCRDILADRDIVLRSDGSPTRTFCYVSDALTGYLLTLLSSHHAEPFNIGSDSPEISMRELGRMLLEVAGSKRKVIHTPSEEVDYLTDNPNRRCPNLEKSRSLLGYTPLVDLRFGLSRMLQWYKKFVGLEELAKDERVG, encoded by the coding sequence ATGACGGCTGATACATCTTTGTTCGCACAGGCGCAGGCATGGTTGGATGAAGATTGGGTGCGAATGGAGAAGACGCTGGGCCCTCGGTTGGAGGCGTTTCGCGGGAAGCATATTCTTGTTACGGGGGCAGCGGGATTTCTCGGGTTCGGATTCCTCCATTTTTTTTCGTATCTCAATAGGAACCTCTTAAAGACTGGGCGTCTGTCCATTGTCGCCGCCGACAATTACATTCGGGGTTGTCCACGCTGGCTGACTGAGCTAGTCGCTGCAAGCCCCGACATACAGCTGGTTCGACAAGATATTACCAAGCCCTGGACAGGACCAGCGGGCCATCGGTTCGATTTCATTATTCACGGTGCATCCATAGCCAGCCCGAAAGTGTATCGACAATACCCGTTGGAAACTTTGGATACGAATATCTCCGGTTTGCGGCATATGCTCGAGCTTGCCAAGAGTCATCGGGCTGAAAGTATCCTCTACTTCAGCTCAAGTGAGATTTACGGTGATCCGCCGGCTCATGAAATTCCAACGAACGAAGCCTATCGTGGCAATGTGTCATGTATCGGTCCTCGGGCGTGTTATGACGAATCGAAGCGTTTGGGCGAGACGCTCTGCTATTTGTACCATCAGCAACATGATGTGCGCGCGAAGATCGTCCGACCGTTTAACAACTTTGGCCCTGGATTGCGTCTGGCCGACGGCCGCGTGTTGCCTGATTTTTGTCGCGATATCCTGGCCGATCGCGATATCGTCCTTCGCTCGGATGGGAGTCCGACCCGCACGTTTTGCTATGTCTCGGATGCACTGACCGGATATCTCTTGACCCTATTATCATCGCATCATGCTGAACCGTTCAACATAGGTAGTGATTCTCCCGAAATTTCAATGCGTGAGCTTGGGCGTATGTTGCTGGAGGTGGCCGGTAGTAAGCGGAAAGTTATCCATACGCCGAGTGAGGAAGTCGACTATCTGACGGATAATCCTAACCGCCGTTGCCCGAATCTTGAGAAGTCTCGATCGCTTCTCGGCTATACCCCGCTGGTCGATCTCCGGTTTGGACTGAGCAGAATGCTACAGTGGTACAAGAAGTTCGTTGGCTTGGAAGAGCTGGCGAAAGATGAACGTGTCGGCTAA
- a CDS encoding DUF4910 domain-containing protein → MYRFISELYPICRSITGQGIRDTFGRIQQHIPLSITAVPSGTQVFDWTVPLEWNIRDAYVADRQGVRVIDFKQSNLHVVSYSIPTAARMPLRELKAHLFTLPDHPDWIPYRTSYYKESWGFCLSHRKYLDLRDEDYDVVIDSSLKPGHLTYGEYYLPGDTTEEVLISCHACHPSLCNDNLSGIAVATFLAKSLQTGSRRYSYRFLFLPVTIGAITWLALNQQKVSNIKHGFVLTGVGDEGGFTYKKSRDGNADIDAAFAHVLRHSGESFAVTEFIPYGYDERQYGSPGFNLPVGCFMRRANGGYPEYHTSADNLDFVKPTSLSRSLQVVQSVVEVLESNRGYVNTSPHGEPQLGKRGLYRTIGGNVTGQSAEMALLWVLNLSDGAHTLLQIAERAGLPFSTIKLAADALEGQGLLRPAG, encoded by the coding sequence ATGTATCGATTTATCTCTGAACTCTATCCGATCTGTCGAAGTATTACAGGACAGGGTATCCGGGACACGTTCGGGCGCATTCAACAGCATATCCCGTTGAGCATAACTGCCGTGCCAAGCGGAACGCAGGTGTTTGATTGGACGGTCCCGCTCGAGTGGAATATTCGGGATGCATACGTGGCTGATCGTCAGGGGGTGCGAGTTATTGATTTTAAGCAATCCAACTTGCATGTGGTGAGTTATAGCATCCCGACCGCAGCGCGTATGCCGCTACGCGAGCTCAAAGCGCACCTCTTCACGCTGCCGGATCATCCGGATTGGATCCCCTATAGAACGTCCTATTACAAAGAGTCCTGGGGATTTTGTCTGAGCCATCGTAAATATCTGGACCTTCGTGATGAAGACTATGACGTCGTGATTGACTCGTCCTTGAAGCCGGGACACCTCACCTATGGCGAATACTATTTGCCCGGGGACACTACAGAAGAGGTGCTCATTTCATGTCATGCCTGCCATCCATCACTGTGTAATGACAACCTATCAGGAATTGCGGTAGCGACGTTCCTGGCTAAATCGTTACAGACTGGCTCACGTCGATACTCATATCGTTTCCTCTTCCTTCCGGTTACTATCGGGGCGATCACCTGGCTAGCCCTCAACCAGCAGAAGGTGTCCAACATCAAGCATGGCTTTGTCCTGACCGGCGTGGGTGATGAGGGGGGCTTCACCTACAAGAAAAGTCGAGATGGCAATGCCGACATTGATGCGGCATTTGCCCATGTCTTACGACACTCGGGAGAGTCGTTTGCGGTCACTGAATTTATCCCATATGGATACGATGAGCGCCAGTATGGTTCACCGGGATTTAACCTTCCCGTCGGATGTTTCATGCGTCGGGCGAATGGAGGGTATCCGGAGTATCACACGTCTGCCGACAATCTTGATTTTGTCAAACCGACATCACTGTCGCGATCCCTCCAAGTGGTCCAGTCAGTCGTAGAGGTGTTGGAGTCAAATAGGGGGTACGTCAACACGTCCCCCCATGGCGAACCACAGCTAGGCAAACGTGGTCTCTATCGCACAATCGGAGGAAACGTCACGGGGCAGAGCGCGGAAATGGCTCTTCTCTGGGTCTTGAACCTGTCTGACGGGGCGCACACCTTATTGCAAATAGCTGAGCGAGCGGGGTTGCCCTTTTCAACCATCAAGCTAGCCGCTGATGCGTTGGAAGGTCAGGGATTGCTACGTCCTGCTGGTTAG
- the rfbF gene encoding glucose-1-phosphate cytidylyltransferase, translating to MKAVILAGGLGTRLSEETVLRPKPMVEIGGKPILWHIMQIHAVYGVTEFIIALGYKGEMIKEYFLNFFAINNDLSVDLSTGKTTIHDGNQPKWTVHLADTGQTTQTGGRVRRLKKWLENDETFMLTYGDGVADLNISKLLEFHRSHGKIATMTSVRSPARFGRIGFDGDRVTEFFEKPESGEGWINGGFFVLNTKALDYIDGDHTAWEREPVERLAHAGEMVGYKHYGFWSCMDTLKEKSYLEELWNSGKAPWKLW from the coding sequence ATGAAAGCGGTGATTTTAGCTGGGGGATTGGGAACTCGATTGTCCGAGGAAACAGTGCTTCGTCCAAAGCCGATGGTTGAAATCGGCGGCAAGCCAATCCTCTGGCATATCATGCAAATTCATGCGGTGTATGGGGTGACCGAGTTTATCATCGCCCTTGGCTACAAAGGGGAAATGATCAAAGAGTACTTCCTGAATTTCTTTGCCATCAACAATGACTTGTCGGTGGATCTTTCAACGGGAAAAACGACAATCCATGATGGAAACCAGCCGAAGTGGACCGTTCATCTGGCCGATACAGGACAGACAACGCAGACGGGTGGACGGGTAAGGCGTTTGAAGAAATGGCTAGAAAACGATGAAACATTCATGTTGACGTACGGAGACGGCGTGGCAGATCTGAACATTAGCAAGTTGCTGGAGTTTCATCGTTCCCATGGAAAAATTGCAACCATGACCTCAGTCCGGTCCCCAGCGAGATTTGGTCGGATTGGGTTTGACGGAGACCGAGTGACTGAGTTTTTTGAGAAGCCTGAGTCTGGGGAAGGGTGGATCAACGGCGGATTTTTTGTCCTCAACACAAAAGCCCTGGACTATATTGATGGTGATCATACGGCGTGGGAGCGTGAGCCTGTCGAACGTCTCGCTCACGCCGGCGAGATGGTAGGGTATAAACACTACGGATTCTGGTCGTGCATGGATACCCTAAAAGAAAAAAGTTACCTGGAGGAGTTGTGGAATTCTGGCAAGGCTCCCTGGAAGTTATGGTGA
- a CDS encoding class I SAM-dependent methyltransferase, whose product MLRDGCRFCGTLLQHVFLDLGMSPLANSYLKAHQLNQMEPFYPLRAFVCERCLLVQLEEFESPDHIFSDYAYFSSFSDVFLQHAKDYVDMAVERFSLSAKSYVVEIASNDGYLLQNFVARGIRVLGIEPAKNVAEVAVKKGVPSCVKFFGTQTARELVAEERRPDLIIGNNVLAHVPDLNDFVGGLKILLAPEGIITIEFPHLMHLMGLNQFDTIYHEHFSYFSLTTVNQVFAKHGLTIFDVDEISTHGGSLRIYARHDEHHSKPVTERLMALKKKEEIQGFATLAHYLSFSEKARETKRALLEFLIRAKREGKSVVAYGAAAKASTLLNYCGVRQDFVDYLVDRSTYKQGHWLPGVHIPIHDPERIKETKPDYVLILAWNLKEEIMKQMSYVRNWGGQFVVPIPEVRICP is encoded by the coding sequence ATGCTTCGTGACGGATGTCGATTTTGTGGGACGCTTCTGCAGCACGTCTTTCTTGATCTGGGCATGTCTCCGTTGGCCAATTCATATTTAAAGGCCCATCAACTAAACCAGATGGAGCCGTTCTATCCGTTACGGGCATTTGTGTGTGAGCGGTGTCTGTTAGTCCAACTAGAAGAATTTGAGAGCCCTGACCACATCTTCTCCGATTACGCATATTTCTCTTCGTTCTCCGACGTGTTTCTCCAACATGCCAAAGATTATGTCGATATGGCCGTGGAACGATTCTCGCTGAGCGCCAAAAGTTATGTCGTGGAGATCGCGAGCAATGACGGCTATCTACTGCAAAATTTTGTGGCACGAGGCATTCGCGTGCTGGGGATCGAACCGGCCAAGAATGTGGCTGAAGTGGCCGTCAAGAAGGGTGTTCCGTCCTGCGTGAAGTTTTTCGGGACCCAGACGGCACGAGAGTTAGTAGCGGAGGAAAGGCGTCCTGACTTGATCATCGGCAATAATGTCTTGGCGCACGTGCCGGACCTGAATGATTTCGTCGGAGGGCTCAAAATCCTCTTGGCACCTGAGGGGATTATCACGATTGAGTTTCCTCATCTGATGCATCTCATGGGCCTGAATCAGTTCGATACGATTTATCATGAGCATTTTTCCTACTTTTCACTGACTACCGTGAACCAGGTCTTCGCGAAACATGGCCTGACCATTTTCGATGTCGATGAAATATCGACGCATGGTGGTTCGTTGAGAATCTACGCTCGTCATGATGAGCATCATTCAAAGCCGGTGACCGAGCGGTTGATGGCCCTGAAGAAGAAGGAAGAAATACAGGGATTCGCGACACTCGCTCACTATCTTTCTTTTTCTGAGAAAGCCCGGGAGACGAAACGAGCGCTTTTGGAGTTCCTGATTCGGGCAAAACGTGAAGGGAAATCAGTAGTCGCATATGGTGCCGCGGCGAAGGCCAGTACGCTGCTCAATTATTGCGGGGTACGCCAGGACTTTGTTGACTATCTCGTGGATAGAAGCACGTACAAGCAAGGACACTGGCTACCCGGGGTGCATATTCCCATTCATGACCCCGAACGCATCAAGGAAACGAAGCCCGACTATGTGTTGATTCTTGCCTGGAATCTCAAAGAAGAAATCATGAAGCAAATGAGCTACGTCAGAAATTGGGGTGGGCAGTTTGTTGTGCCGATTCCGGAAGTTCGAATATGCCCCTGA
- a CDS encoding UDP-glucose/GDP-mannose dehydrogenase family protein, which translates to MKISVMGTGYVGLVSGTCLAERGHQVTCIDIRPEVVQEINAGRPPIHEIGLDNLLRSARDKGTLSATTDAKTAILGSDVTLICVGTPTVDGRMDMSQIVAAAKEIGSALASKRGYHVVAVKSTVLPGTTEGPVKAAIESHSGRKVGDGWGLCMNPEFLREGRAVEDFRVPDRIVVGATDSMTAEVFLNVYADFTCPKLVTTPRTAEMIKYVSNSLLATMISFSNEIGNMCSAVPGVDARLVWKGVHLDRRLTPINGPVGGAAGVTEYLWHGLGFGGSCFPKDVAALRSFGRTVGEQTRMLDAVLDINADQPLRMVALLEKELSLAGKTVAVLGLAFKPGTDDLRESPALPLVAELRKKGAKVLVHDPIAMPHAKKRPEFRDVVFAEDWAEALRKSDACCLVTAWPEYRSIQPTNFQKLMTRALVIDGRGVFEPAAMAAAGVVWRGVGYTPEST; encoded by the coding sequence ATGAAGATATCAGTGATGGGGACAGGATACGTGGGGCTTGTATCAGGGACCTGCTTGGCAGAGCGCGGGCATCAGGTGACCTGTATCGATATCAGGCCTGAGGTGGTACAGGAAATTAACGCCGGACGTCCACCGATTCATGAAATAGGATTAGATAATTTACTCCGTTCGGCGCGCGACAAGGGAACGCTGTCTGCCACCACGGATGCCAAGACCGCCATTCTTGGTTCTGATGTAACGCTAATCTGTGTTGGTACGCCCACGGTGGATGGTCGGATGGACATGTCGCAAATTGTGGCTGCCGCAAAGGAAATCGGGTCAGCTCTAGCGAGTAAACGTGGATACCATGTTGTGGCAGTGAAGAGTACGGTATTGCCTGGAACCACGGAGGGACCGGTGAAGGCTGCTATTGAGTCTCACTCGGGTAGGAAAGTGGGCGACGGCTGGGGGTTGTGCATGAATCCGGAGTTTTTGAGGGAAGGTCGTGCCGTCGAGGACTTTCGTGTTCCGGACCGCATTGTGGTCGGTGCCACAGACTCCATGACCGCAGAGGTGTTTCTAAACGTCTATGCCGATTTCACCTGTCCTAAATTGGTGACAACCCCGCGCACGGCTGAGATGATTAAGTATGTATCAAATTCCCTGCTTGCCACGATGATTTCATTCTCGAATGAAATCGGCAATATGTGTTCCGCAGTACCCGGTGTCGACGCACGTTTGGTGTGGAAGGGGGTTCATCTTGATAGGCGGCTCACGCCAATCAATGGACCGGTAGGTGGGGCGGCAGGAGTAACGGAGTATCTTTGGCATGGTTTGGGGTTTGGCGGCAGTTGTTTTCCGAAAGATGTGGCGGCGCTTCGAAGCTTTGGGCGTACGGTGGGCGAACAGACTCGGATGTTGGACGCCGTGTTGGACATTAATGCCGACCAGCCTCTCCGAATGGTTGCCCTGCTGGAAAAAGAGTTGAGCCTAGCAGGCAAGACTGTGGCCGTGCTGGGCCTCGCATTTAAACCTGGAACGGATGATTTGCGGGAATCACCGGCTTTGCCCTTGGTGGCTGAGCTTCGGAAGAAAGGCGCGAAGGTGCTCGTCCATGACCCCATTGCCATGCCCCATGCGAAGAAGCGGCCGGAATTCCGGGATGTCGTGTTTGCTGAAGATTGGGCTGAAGCGTTGAGGAAGAGCGACGCCTGTTGTCTCGTGACGGCGTGGCCAGAGTATCGAAGTATTCAGCCGACTAATTTTCAAAAATTGATGACCCGTGCTCTTGTGATTGATGGTCGTGGCGTATTCGAGCCTGCAGCAATGGCCGCGGCAGGGGTCGTGTGGCGCGGCGTTGGATACACGCCAGAATCTACCTAG
- a CDS encoding DUF3473 domain-containing protein: protein MPDAIPGHCLSFDVEEHFQVSAFETPMRRRHWGQFESRVEGNTERLLGLLESRGVHATFFILGWVAERYPSLVRRIASSGHEVASHGYAHELITSQTPGIFREDVRKAKGILENILSQPILGYRAPSFSITKETMWATQILVEEGYVYDSSIFPVLHDRYGVPSANPEAHQLLTASGLLWEVPPSTVKCLGVRLPVAGGGYFRLYPYALLRALLHKLEAEGASLVMYMHPWEFDPDQPRMEGSVVSRMRHYLNLDKTEIRMRKLLQDFSFAPIREVFPQIEQMHSARLVSQISGV from the coding sequence ATGCCTGATGCAATTCCTGGACATTGTTTGTCATTTGACGTCGAGGAACATTTTCAGGTCTCGGCATTTGAAACCCCAATGCGAAGAAGGCACTGGGGGCAATTTGAGAGTCGCGTCGAAGGCAATACCGAGAGACTGCTTGGGTTGCTAGAAAGTCGAGGCGTTCACGCAACCTTCTTTATTCTAGGATGGGTAGCAGAGCGGTATCCTTCGTTAGTTCGCCGTATCGCATCCAGTGGGCACGAAGTGGCTTCACATGGGTATGCCCATGAACTCATAACAAGCCAAACTCCTGGTATTTTTCGCGAGGATGTTCGTAAGGCCAAGGGCATCTTAGAGAACATTCTTTCTCAGCCTATACTTGGCTATCGCGCACCAAGCTTTTCCATCACCAAAGAGACGATGTGGGCGACTCAGATCCTGGTTGAAGAGGGCTATGTTTACGATTCCAGTATTTTTCCGGTACTCCACGATCGCTATGGCGTGCCCTCTGCAAACCCGGAGGCACATCAACTGTTGACCGCATCAGGTCTCCTGTGGGAGGTACCTCCCTCAACGGTTAAGTGCTTGGGGGTGCGGCTACCCGTTGCTGGTGGTGGGTATTTTCGGTTGTATCCGTATGCGCTGTTGCGTGCGCTCCTTCACAAGTTGGAAGCCGAGGGAGCTTCACTAGTGATGTATATGCATCCGTGGGAATTCGACCCAGATCAGCCAAGAATGGAGGGTTCGGTGGTGTCGCGAATGCGACACTACTTGAATCTTGATAAGACCGAAATCAGAATGCGGAAACTCTTGCAAGATTTCTCTTTTGCTCCAATTCGAGAAGTCTTTCCACAAATTGAACAAATGCACAGTGCGCGGCTGGTTTCTCAGATTTCTGGAGTGTAG